Proteins found in one Actinokineospora alba genomic segment:
- a CDS encoding translation initiation factor IF-2 N-terminal domain-containing protein: protein MSDMSNPAGSTGGATTTTTHAALADLPAKVRVHALAKLLEVSSKDVISALTDLGEEVRGAQSSVSRDVAIKVAEALTSDDTGLDTVDRASEPVEAPVEPEPVAPRKARIPPTPVFASASPLFLPPEPVAAPAPVKRREERDEEPVEEIAPKAAAAPKAAEPADESHADDDDEDGGASRRRRRGRRGRGRGKGVNDEPESTDTRTDADDTAEAEEPAQDEPSTQDDETGDAASRRRRRRRRRKGGDDGDYSATESTPDDPPNTVVHVREVRDEKTEAADARNEVRSVRGSTRLEAKRQRRRDGREAGRRRAPILSEAEFLARREAVDRAMIVRENPDRTQIAVLEDGVLVEHFVTSTGTGSLVGNVYLGRVQNVLPSMEAAFVDIGRGRNAVLYAGEVDWDAAGLEGKARKIEQALSTGDSVLVQVTKDPIGHKGARLTTQISLPGRFLVYVPGGGATGISRKLPENERRRLKDVLKRIVPEDAGVIIRTASEGISEEELGRDVRRLQAQWQVIKDKSEGTNGVKKAGSPSLLYEEPDLLVKVVRDLFTEDFSTLAVQGETAWETIDSYVRHVAPELLDRVRRHVGPKDVFAETRVDEQLLKALDRKVWLPSGGYLIIDRTEAMTVIDVNTGKFTGSGGNLEETVTRNNLESAEEIVRQLRLRDIGGIIVIDFIDMVLESNRDLVLRRLTECLGRDRTRHQVAEVTSLGLVQMTRKRVGTGLLEAFSNTCEHCKGRGVVVSTETAKAAPVPQQQQQQQPAPQKEKEPEQTGGGRRRGRDRDRDKGKDQQQPVVKDEPVRDDVKNAVATIAKATVKHADDGHHDAEPVAAEPVKAAEPAKAPEPVKAPEPAVEAPVAQALGDVSGDGHAEHDNVSNGRAPEPVVEAPAAPAAPVAAPAVSAPRRRSRRTASRPAGPPVNAGQEG, encoded by the coding sequence ATGTCGGATATGTCGAACCCTGCCGGAAGCACCGGCGGGGCTACCACCACAACTACCCATGCGGCGCTGGCGGATCTTCCCGCCAAGGTTCGGGTGCACGCCCTCGCGAAGCTGCTGGAAGTCAGCAGCAAGGACGTCATCAGCGCCCTCACCGACCTCGGTGAAGAGGTGCGCGGCGCGCAGTCCAGCGTCAGCCGCGACGTCGCCATCAAGGTCGCCGAGGCCCTGACCAGCGACGACACTGGCCTCGACACTGTCGACAGGGCGAGTGAGCCCGTCGAGGCGCCGGTCGAGCCGGAGCCCGTGGCCCCGCGCAAGGCCCGGATACCGCCGACGCCGGTGTTCGCCTCCGCGTCGCCGCTGTTCCTCCCGCCCGAGCCGGTCGCGGCCCCCGCCCCGGTCAAGCGGCGCGAGGAGCGCGACGAGGAGCCGGTCGAGGAGATCGCCCCCAAGGCAGCCGCCGCTCCCAAGGCCGCCGAACCGGCCGACGAGTCGCACGCCGACGATGACGACGAGGACGGTGGCGCCAGCCGTCGCCGTCGCCGTGGTCGCCGCGGCCGCGGGCGCGGCAAGGGCGTCAACGACGAGCCGGAGTCGACCGACACCCGGACGGACGCCGACGACACCGCCGAGGCCGAAGAGCCCGCGCAGGACGAGCCGTCCACCCAGGACGACGAGACCGGCGACGCCGCCAGCCGTCGTCGCCGCCGCCGTCGTCGCCGCAAGGGCGGGGACGACGGTGACTACTCGGCCACCGAGTCCACCCCGGACGACCCGCCGAACACCGTGGTCCACGTCCGCGAGGTGCGCGACGAGAAGACCGAGGCCGCCGACGCCCGCAACGAGGTGCGCAGCGTGCGCGGCTCCACCCGGCTCGAGGCCAAGCGCCAGCGTCGCCGCGACGGCCGCGAGGCAGGCCGCAGGCGCGCCCCGATCCTGTCCGAGGCCGAGTTCCTGGCCCGCCGTGAGGCTGTCGACCGCGCGATGATCGTGCGGGAGAACCCGGACCGCACGCAGATCGCGGTCCTGGAGGACGGTGTGCTCGTCGAGCACTTCGTCACCTCGACCGGCACCGGCTCCCTGGTCGGCAACGTCTACCTGGGCCGTGTCCAGAACGTGCTGCCCAGCATGGAAGCCGCCTTCGTCGACATCGGCCGCGGCCGCAACGCCGTGCTCTACGCCGGTGAGGTCGACTGGGACGCCGCGGGCCTGGAAGGCAAGGCCCGCAAGATCGAGCAGGCCCTGTCCACCGGCGACAGCGTGCTCGTGCAGGTCACCAAGGACCCGATCGGCCACAAGGGCGCCCGGCTCACCACCCAGATCTCGCTGCCCGGCCGCTTCCTGGTCTACGTGCCCGGCGGCGGCGCCACCGGCATCTCCCGCAAGCTGCCGGAGAACGAGCGGCGCAGGCTCAAGGACGTCCTCAAGCGGATCGTCCCCGAGGACGCGGGCGTCATCATCCGCACCGCCTCGGAGGGCATCAGCGAGGAAGAGCTGGGCCGCGACGTCCGCCGTCTGCAGGCGCAGTGGCAGGTCATCAAGGACAAGTCCGAAGGCACCAACGGCGTCAAGAAGGCCGGCTCTCCCTCGCTGCTCTACGAGGAGCCGGATCTGCTGGTGAAGGTCGTCCGCGACCTGTTCACCGAGGACTTCTCGACGCTCGCGGTCCAGGGTGAGACGGCGTGGGAGACAATCGACTCCTACGTCCGCCACGTGGCCCCCGAGCTGCTCGACCGGGTCCGCCGCCACGTGGGCCCGAAGGACGTCTTCGCGGAGACGCGGGTCGACGAACAGCTGCTCAAGGCGCTCGACCGCAAGGTCTGGCTGCCCTCGGGCGGCTACCTGATCATCGACCGCACCGAGGCGATGACGGTCATCGACGTCAACACGGGCAAGTTCACCGGATCCGGTGGCAACCTCGAGGAGACGGTGACCCGCAACAACCTGGAGTCGGCCGAGGAGATCGTCCGCCAGCTCCGGCTGCGCGACATCGGCGGCATCATCGTCATCGACTTCATCGACATGGTGCTCGAGTCCAACCGGGACCTGGTCCTGCGCAGGCTCACCGAGTGCCTTGGCCGCGACCGCACGCGCCACCAGGTCGCCGAGGTCACCTCGCTGGGTCTCGTGCAGATGACCCGCAAGCGGGTCGGCACGGGCCTGCTGGAGGCCTTCAGCAACACGTGTGAGCACTGCAAGGGCCGTGGCGTGGTGGTCAGCACCGAGACCGCCAAGGCCGCTCCCGTGCCGCAGCAACAGCAGCAGCAGCAGCCCGCTCCGCAGAAGGAGAAGGAGCCGGAGCAGACCGGCGGCGGCAGGCGCCGCGGCCGGGACCGCGACCGGGACAAGGGCAAGGACCAGCAGCAGCCGGTCGTCAAGGACGAGCCGGTGCGCGACGACGTGAAGAACGCCGTCGCCACCATCGCCAAGGCGACGGTCAAGCACGCCGACGACGGTCACCACGACGCCGAACCGGTGGCTGCTGAGCCCGTCAAGGCCGCAGAGCCCGCCAAGGCTCCTGAACCCGTCAAGGCCCCTGAACCCGCCGTCGAGGCCCCCGTGGCCCAGGCGTTGGGTGACGTGTCCGGCGACGGTCACGCGGAGCACGACAACGTCAGCAACGGCCGCGCGCCCGAGCCCGTCGTGGAGGCTCCGGCAGCCCCCGCGGCACCCGTGGCGGCACCCGCCGTCTCGGCCCCCCGCAGGCGCAGCCGTCGGACCGCCTCGCGGCCCGCCGGCCCGCCGGTCAACGCAGGTCAGGAGGGCTGA
- the rplU gene encoding 50S ribosomal protein L21: MYAIVKTGGKQYKVAVGDVVEVEKLVGTPGTELSLAAVLVVDGTDVTTDADALAKVSVTGKVVEQTKGPKIRIHKFKNKTGYHKRQGHRQKLTRVEVTGITVK; the protein is encoded by the coding sequence ATGTACGCGATCGTCAAGACCGGCGGCAAGCAGTACAAGGTGGCTGTCGGCGACGTCGTCGAGGTCGAGAAGCTTGTCGGCACGCCCGGCACCGAGCTGAGCCTCGCCGCGGTGCTCGTTGTCGACGGCACCGACGTCACCACCGACGCGGACGCCCTGGCGAAGGTTTCGGTGACCGGCAAGGTCGTCGAGCAGACCAAGGGCCCCAAGATTCGTATCCACAAGTTCAAGAACAAGACCGGCTACCACAAGCGTCAGGGTCACCGTCAGAAGTTGACCCGCGTCGAGGTCACCGGCATC